The Balaenoptera acutorostrata chromosome 10, mBalAcu1.1, whole genome shotgun sequence genome has a window encoding:
- the TMEM217B gene encoding putative transmembrane protein 217B → MNDKKFSFMMGIFCILNTIQFLIFEVNEVAYIGYEDNFSIYNETKSELVSWVTTYKKNINICLSTITLMVSSLFLYCIHISNYVGLLCYTMWIITYELLSFSVVLLTNGTIKEQFRELKYLHLIFQVSRMILHFFCLPFVTKYAYSLYKDLKTLSKIGRYRLCAYLTISLVQFSTRQLEGSC, encoded by the exons ATGAATGACAAGAAGTTCTCCTTCATGATGGGCATCTTCTGTATCCTCAACACCATCCAGTTCCTCATCTTTGAAGTGAACGAGGTTGCATATATTGGCTACGAGGACAACTTCAGCATCTACAATGAGACAAAGTCTGAGCTAGTCTCTTGGGTCACGACCTACAAGAAGAACATCAACATCTGCCTATCCACCATCACCCTCATGGTCAGCTCCTTGTTCCTCTACTGCATCCACATCAGCAACTACGTGGGGCTGCTGTGCTACACCATGTGGATCATCACCTATGAGCTCCTCAGCTTCTCTGTGGTCCTGCTCACCAACGGGACCATCAAAGAGCAGTTCAGGGAGCTGAAGTACTTGCACTTGATTTTCCAGGTCTCTCGAATGATCCTGCACTTTTTCTGTCTGCCCTTCGTCACCAAGTATGCGTACTCCCTTTACAAGGACCTCAAGACTTTAAGCAAGATAGGCCGCT ACCGCCTCTGTGCTTACTTAACCATCTCATTGGT TCAGTTCTCCACCCGGCAGCTGGAAGGATCCTGTTGA